The DNA segment GCCCGGCATAGGCCGGGCCTTTGGGGGAATACCGGAGGAAGGGCGATCAGTTCGGGATCAGCTTGTTCGTCTCGGCGACCAGGACGCCCAGGCTCTGCTTGAGCATGAACGACTGCTTGGTGGCGTCCTCGAGCTTGGGCATGAGCGACTGCACGTTGGCGGAGCTCATGTCGGTGGCGAGGCTGGCCTCGGTGTCCTTCAAGGTGGTGAGGAGGCTCATGTACTGGTCGCGGGTCCGTTGCATGTACTCCTGCAGAACGGAGTACTTCAGGGCGCCCTGCGTGCGTTGGGCGTTGGCATCGGGCATGGCATCTCCCGGCTCGCCGGCGATCTGGCGGTCCCACGCGGCGAAGTAGGCCTGGCCGTCGTCGCGCATGTAGCCCGCCTGGGCCTGGATCAGGGCCGCCTGGCGACGCAGACCGCCGAGGTCGCTCTGGAAGGTCTTAAACGCGGCCTCGCGGTTCGTGGTCGCGGACGACATCACGTTGGTCAGGGACTTCATCGTGCTGTCGAGCTGCGGGATCGCCTGGGACAGCTCCTGCTTGTACGTGACGGCGCTCACTCGCGCCTGGTCGTACACCTCTTCGCGGGTGGGCGAGCACCCGGTGGCGGTCAGCAGCGCCGCTCCGACGGCTGCCAGCGTCATCGTCCCGATCAATCGTCTGTTCATGGCAGGACTCCTGGTTCGTGTTTGATACCCGGCTTCGGGTGGTTGACCGAGCCGGCGGTTGAATCGTGTCGTGCGAGTATATCGTGCAAAGGTGCGGCTATCGTGGCGAGCAGAACTGGTAGCGGCATCGTGCGTAAAGAAGTCCCCTATTTTAGTGATCTGGCCGCGAGACGAGCGCATGATTCCTCGCGATCCATCCGAGTGAGTGTGGCATCGGCGTCGTCGGTCCAGACGAAGAGCTTGGCGTCGTCGTTGTGGACAGCGAGGTAATCGAGTGCGGTGGCGATGCTGGGGAATACCCCGCGGCGGAGCTGCTTTTGCGTCAGGCTGGCGAAAGCGTGTTCGATCTGGTTGTGCCAGTTGGAGTTGGTTGGGGGGATGCAGTGGTATTCGGGATGACACGTCAGCCGCCGCCAGCGGCGGCCTGTGTGAGGCGTCGCTGCCCAGCACGATGTGCATCGCCGTGTTCAGGGTTCGAACGTCTTCACCACCGCGCCGATGGAGTTGAGGAATCCGACGAACTCCTGGCGCCGATGGTTGCGATGGCATTCGCCGATTACCACACCGGTCTTGGAAGACTCTCTTTCAGACGCTCCGTCGAAACGCGGTGCAGGATCACCGCGAGATACTCAAGATCCGTGGGCGGTAACAGCGATCACCGGACACTCGGAGGAAGTAGAACCCAAGCACTACCTCGGCTACGACAGGCTGACATGAATAGGGCCACCGGCGCAGCGAAACACAATGGGGTGGAACTGGTTGTTGCGATATGGAAGTCGCTGCTAGCCGCGACCGTGGAGGAGATTCTCGCTGTTGTGTGCAAGCAAGCCGCCGGTTGATGTTGGTCACGCTCCGATGCGGCGAAGCCGGTCGATGGTGGGCGTGATTTCCGGGTCTCTGAGTTCCCGCGGTATCGACGCGAAATAGTCTCCGTCGATTTCGACGTCGGTATTTGCTCCGTGGTCTGGCGCGGCGTCCAAGAACATTTTTCCGTCTTCAAAGTCGCGGTCCCACAAGACCTGATCGCTCAGATCTTCGATCGCCCAAGTCCACTCTTCAAGATCGTCGTCGTTATCGGCAAGGGCTTTAAGGCCACGCTCGTAGCACCCAGCTCGAATAATGCTCCGGATATCAAAGCTGTCGGCCGCATCAAGTTCGAACTCGACGAGGGCCAGCAGTTGCTTGTAAACCGCGTAGATAGCCGCCTCGCTCGCGGCGGTGTGGGCCGGAGTCGACACAGAAGAGGGGTCGAGAAGCGCACCCGCGATATCTTCAAGCAATGCCAATCGCTGGCCGTAGGAAAGCGAATCGAACACCTCCACGCTGCTCTCGTGGTCGTCGCCCCACTCAGCCAACTCCTCGACGAGAGCACTCAACCCGGCCTTGAAAGCTCGGGCTTCCGCACCCTTCAGAACGCGATTTCCTTGAGGGGTTCGCCACATGGCCGCTCGCTCAAAGCGGAACTGCCGCAACCCGGCTTCGGCCATCCGCCTCAAATAGGCCGAAGGTGAATAGAACCGCAAACGCAGATTCAAATCGAAGTGCCCCCCGTAGGACTCGAACCTACGACCCGCTGATTAAGAGTCAGCTGCTCTACCAACTGAGCTAGGAGGGCGTTCACGCGGCGGATTTCTCCCGCCGTCGGCCATTCTAGCCCTTCAGCCCCTTCCGTCCAGATTGATCGGTCCGCTTGGCCCGCCTAGGTATGCCTGACACTCGCGCCTTGTCGTCGTTCCACCCGGGGTCGGCCTCAGTGCACAACGTCCGATCCCGCGCTCTCGGCGCGGCGACTTCCGGTTCAGTGCCGCCTGCTCTGAGACAGTGCCAAACCCATCCCAGCCCAGCGGTTCCGGCCGCGGTTTACCCCTGCTCTGGCCGCGTTGACTCCCCCAGTGCTTTCACCTAACCTTCCGGTCCGATTCCCGGCTCGTTTGGGGGAATCATCACCTCAGTCCAACGCGGCTTCAGCCGGATGGCCGGCAGCCGGTGGCCTCACCCGACTGGAGCGTCTCGCCATGCAGCCTGCCTTTCGCCAATCCTACGGTCGGACCCGCCGCCGCCGTTCGCACCATGCCCTGACGGCTGTGAAGCCCACGCTCGACCCCCTCTCGGGCATGCCGAAGATGCACCACCGCGTCTGCAAGGAATCCGGGTACGTCCGGCCCGGCCTGCGCATCAGCGTTCCGAAGCTTGGGATCGGTTCTCAGAAGGGCTAAGGCCGATGCGGCTTGCCGTTGACGTCATGGGGGGCGACCACGCTCCCGATGCGATCCTGAAGGGCTGCCTGGATGCCCTGCCGTCGCTGGGGCCCGATGACCAGTTGGTACTGGTCGGCAACCGGCGCGATATCCAGGAGATCCTCACTGAGCGCGGCGCTACCGACCCGCGGCTGATCGTCGAGCACGCCTCCGAAGTCATCGGGATGGATGAGAGCCCGGTGGACGCCGTCCGGGCCAAGAAGGATTCCTCGCTGGTCCGCATGGCCCTGCTCGGCTCCCGCAAGGCCGAGGTTCCCTGCGACGTCGTCCTCTCCGCAGGGAACACCGGGGCGTGCGTCTCCGCTGCGACCATGCACATGAAGCGACTGCCCGGAGTCCACCGCCCGGGCATCGCCGTGACAATCCCCTCGTTCAAGGGGCCGGTGGTCCTTTGTGATGCCGGGGCCAACCCTGAGCCGCGGGCGACCCACCTTTGGCAGTATGGGATCATGTCCGCCGTATTCTCCCACCAGGTCCTGGGGATCGAGCGG comes from the Phycisphaeraceae bacterium genome and includes:
- a CDS encoding DUF2959 family protein translates to MNRRLIGTMTLAAVGAALLTATGCSPTREEVYDQARVSAVTYKQELSQAIPQLDSTMKSLTNVMSSATTNREAAFKTFQSDLGGLRRQAALIQAQAGYMRDDGQAYFAAWDRQIAGEPGDAMPDANAQRTQGALKYSVLQEYMQRTRDQYMSLLTTLKDTEASLATDMSSANVQSLMPKLEDATKQSFMLKQSLGVLVAETNKLIPN
- the rpmF gene encoding 50S ribosomal protein L32; translation: MQPAFRQSYGRTRRRRSHHALTAVKPTLDPLSGMPKMHHRVCKESGYVRPGLRISVPKLGIGSQKG
- the plsX gene encoding phosphate acyltransferase PlsX, whose translation is MRLAVDVMGGDHAPDAILKGCLDALPSLGPDDQLVLVGNRRDIQEILTERGATDPRLIVEHASEVIGMDESPVDAVRAKKDSSLVRMALLGSRKAEVPCDVVLSAGNTGACVSAATMHMKRLPGVHRPGIAVTIPSFKGPVVLCDAGANPEPRATHLWQYGIMSAVFSHQVLGIERPRVAQMNIGSEEGKGTDLIQQVHELCKATPGMNYIGFIEGRDLFDGAADVVITDGFVGNTLLKMAEGLAKSLIQNMIEHVFAADMDLALQLEPVMKSLYKRMDYHEYGGAPLLGVNGVCVIAHGSSQAKTIKSAIANCRQYVKSGFNDSIIQRLAEVEHIARHQHQAEPA